One stretch of Ornithinimicrobium ciconiae DNA includes these proteins:
- the rimO gene encoding 30S ribosomal protein S12 methylthiotransferase RimO: MSSPVIDPAAPGRTVALVTLGCSRNEVDSEELAGRLTAGGWTLVEDAAEADVAVVNTCGFVEQAKKDSIDALLEASDLKETGRTQAVVAVGCLAERYGEQLAEQLPEADAVLGFDSYQDMSSQLQAILDGHKPASHTPRDRRTLLPISPAARQDGAGAVALPGHQQIQPADFVTTNSQGTDEVGTASGPPVIRARLDGRPWAPLKIASGCDRRCAFCAIPMFRGSFVSRRPHEILQEARWLAERGVREVFLVSENTTSYGKDLGDLRLLEQMLPELAAIEGIDRVRVSYLQPAEIRPELLDVMAQTTGVTPYFDISFQHASGPLLRRMRRFGDRQSFLSLLRMVRERVPQAGIRSNVIVGFPGETEEDVAELTAFLEEAELDVVGVFGYSDEDGTEAETYADKLPQEVIDARLALVTELVEHLTAQRAADRVGETISVLVEEIEDEDGELVVVGRAEQQGPDVDGSTVLTDWPTGRVPRVGQIVAAQVVDTEGVDLIARVLETHDAAVSAPAAEQDRLEVGVGQVRTS; this comes from the coding sequence ATGAGTTCTCCCGTGATCGACCCTGCTGCCCCTGGGCGGACCGTGGCGCTGGTGACCCTCGGCTGCTCCCGCAACGAGGTCGACTCCGAGGAGCTCGCCGGGCGGTTGACCGCCGGCGGGTGGACGCTGGTGGAGGACGCTGCCGAGGCGGACGTCGCGGTCGTGAACACCTGCGGTTTCGTAGAGCAGGCCAAGAAGGACTCGATCGACGCGCTGCTGGAGGCCAGTGACCTCAAGGAGACCGGCCGGACGCAGGCCGTCGTCGCCGTCGGCTGCCTCGCCGAGCGGTATGGCGAGCAGCTGGCCGAGCAACTGCCCGAGGCCGATGCGGTGCTCGGCTTCGACTCCTACCAGGACATGTCCAGCCAGCTCCAGGCGATCCTGGACGGGCACAAGCCCGCCTCGCACACGCCGCGCGACCGCCGCACCCTGCTGCCGATCTCCCCGGCCGCCCGTCAGGACGGGGCCGGCGCGGTGGCGCTGCCAGGGCACCAGCAGATCCAGCCGGCTGACTTCGTCACCACCAACAGTCAGGGCACGGATGAGGTCGGCACGGCCTCCGGTCCACCCGTGATCCGGGCCCGCCTAGACGGACGGCCCTGGGCACCGCTGAAGATCGCCTCCGGCTGTGACCGGCGGTGTGCGTTCTGTGCCATCCCGATGTTCCGCGGCTCCTTCGTCTCCCGCCGCCCGCACGAGATCCTGCAGGAGGCCCGCTGGCTGGCCGAGCGCGGGGTGCGTGAGGTCTTCCTGGTCAGCGAGAACACCACGTCCTACGGCAAGGACCTGGGCGACCTGCGTCTGCTGGAGCAGATGCTGCCGGAGCTCGCGGCGATCGAGGGGATCGACCGGGTGCGGGTCTCCTATCTCCAGCCCGCGGAGATCCGGCCCGAGCTGCTCGATGTGATGGCGCAGACCACCGGTGTGACGCCATACTTCGACATCTCCTTCCAGCACGCCTCCGGCCCGTTGCTGCGCAGGATGCGGCGCTTCGGCGACCGGCAGTCCTTCCTGTCCCTGCTGCGGATGGTGCGTGAGCGGGTCCCGCAGGCGGGCATCCGCTCCAACGTGATCGTCGGCTTCCCCGGGGAGACCGAGGAGGACGTGGCCGAGCTGACCGCCTTCCTGGAGGAGGCTGAGCTCGATGTCGTCGGAGTCTTCGGCTACAGCGACGAGGACGGCACCGAGGCCGAGACCTATGCCGACAAGCTGCCCCAGGAGGTCATCGACGCGCGGCTGGCCCTGGTCACCGAGCTGGTCGAGCACCTGACGGCCCAGCGTGCCGCAGACCGGGTGGGGGAGACCATCAGCGTCCTCGTCGAGGAGATCGAGGACGAGGACGGGGAGCTGGTCGTTGTCGGCCGCGCCGAGCAGCAGGGACCGGACGTGGACGGCTCGACCGTCCTGACGGACTGGCCGACCGGCCGCGTTCCTCGTGTCGGTCAGATCGTCGCGGCCCAGGTCGTGGACACTGAGGGTGTGGATCTGATCGCCCGGGTGCTCGAGACGCACGACGCGGCTGTGTCCGCTCCTGCGGCCGAGCAGGACCGCCTCGAGGTAGGCGTGGGGCAGGTCCGGACGTCGTGA
- a CDS encoding YeiH family protein encodes MTRLAPGLLLAGGLGLLAHLLGAQVPVVGGPVFGILLGLLAGALLGSRPALTPGTAFAAKKVLQAAVVLLGLRLSLGEVARIGFETLPVMLGTLALALVAGPVIGRWLRVPGQIRTLVTVGTGICGASAIATISAVTGAGGVAVAVSIAVIFTYNALAVVLFPVLGHWLGLSQEGFGLWAGTAINDTSSVVAAATIYGAVAASAAVVVKLTRTLMIIPIAVGHSLARARREGAGEAGMPWRALIPPFLVLFLVATAINSAGLVPQGWSEPVGEVAAYLTTVALTAIGLGTPVAAVREAGWRPLALGGILWAVVAISALLLIRLTGHW; translated from the coding sequence GTGACGCGCCTGGCCCCAGGGCTCCTGCTGGCAGGGGGCCTTGGTCTGCTCGCCCACCTGCTCGGCGCCCAGGTGCCGGTCGTGGGCGGCCCGGTCTTCGGCATACTCCTGGGTCTGCTGGCGGGAGCGTTGCTGGGCTCGCGACCTGCGCTCACGCCCGGGACGGCCTTCGCGGCCAAGAAGGTGCTCCAGGCTGCCGTCGTGCTGCTGGGGCTGCGCCTCTCCCTCGGTGAGGTTGCCCGGATCGGCTTCGAGACGTTGCCGGTGATGCTCGGCACCCTCGCCCTGGCACTGGTCGCCGGTCCGGTGATCGGTCGGTGGCTGAGGGTTCCGGGCCAGATCCGCACGCTGGTGACCGTGGGCACCGGCATCTGCGGAGCCTCCGCGATCGCGACGATCAGTGCCGTGACCGGGGCCGGTGGTGTGGCGGTGGCCGTGTCCATCGCCGTGATCTTCACCTACAACGCCCTGGCCGTGGTGCTCTTCCCGGTGCTCGGCCACTGGCTGGGCCTGTCCCAGGAGGGCTTTGGGTTATGGGCCGGCACGGCGATCAACGACACGTCCTCCGTCGTGGCCGCAGCCACGATCTACGGGGCTGTCGCGGCCTCGGCGGCGGTGGTGGTCAAGCTGACCCGGACCCTGATGATCATCCCGATCGCGGTGGGGCACTCGCTGGCCCGGGCCCGACGGGAGGGGGCCGGGGAGGCGGGGATGCCGTGGCGGGCGCTCATCCCCCCGTTCCTCGTCCTGTTTCTGGTCGCCACCGCGATCAACTCCGCCGGGCTCGTGCCTCAGGGCTGGAGCGAGCCGGTGGGGGAGGTGGCCGCCTACCTGACCACGGTGGCGCTGACGGCGATCGGCCTGGGCACCCCGGTGGCGGCGGTGCGGGAGGCAGGGTGGCGCCCGCTGGCCCTCGGCGGCATCCTCTGGGCCGTGGTCGCGATCAGCGCCCTCCTGCTGATCCGGTTGACCGGTCACTGGTGA
- a CDS encoding ion channel, giving the protein MFTYAGAAGATWWQRWFTALRDHPSGVLLVVQLLGVLIFPFTDQDGLGRTLLSAFGLVVLGIAVLAVNKTPSTRMVAWTLGAPVLVLTVLEAVFPTHDTVMLISYIFHAIFYFYTAVSLLRYMFSDAWVSRDELFATGACFTVLAWAFAYTHGVVQMIWPGSYVHAGHGGPLNWMDLLFLSFTTLTNTGLSDVTPAADAGHARSILMLQMLAGLNYIALVVARLLGLTLLKARR; this is encoded by the coding sequence GTGTTCACCTATGCAGGAGCCGCGGGCGCGACCTGGTGGCAACGTTGGTTCACGGCCCTGCGGGACCATCCCTCCGGGGTGCTGCTGGTCGTCCAGCTGCTCGGGGTGCTGATCTTCCCGTTCACCGACCAGGATGGTCTCGGACGGACCTTGCTGTCGGCCTTCGGGCTGGTGGTGCTCGGCATCGCGGTCCTCGCGGTCAACAAGACCCCCTCGACGCGGATGGTCGCCTGGACCCTCGGCGCCCCCGTGCTGGTGCTGACCGTCCTGGAGGCGGTCTTCCCCACCCATGACACGGTCATGCTGATCAGCTACATCTTCCATGCGATCTTCTACTTCTACACGGCCGTCTCGCTGCTGCGCTACATGTTCTCCGACGCGTGGGTCAGCCGCGACGAGCTGTTCGCGACCGGCGCGTGCTTCACGGTGCTGGCGTGGGCCTTCGCCTACACCCACGGCGTGGTGCAGATGATCTGGCCCGGCTCCTACGTCCACGCCGGGCACGGCGGCCCGCTGAACTGGATGGACCTGCTCTTCCTGTCATTCACGACGCTGACCAACACCGGCCTGTCCGACGTCACGCCAGCCGCCGACGCAGGGCACGCTCGCTCGATCCTGATGCTGCAGATGCTGGCTGGCCTCAACTACATCGCGCTGGTGGTGGCCCGGCTGCTCGGCCTGACCCTGCTCAAGGCCCGGCGCTGA
- a CDS encoding FtsK/SpoIIIE family DNA translocase — MSASTEDPEGGHRRDGLGFLLLALAVVVAIREWWNLEGPVGGAIHAVVAGTFGRVGLALPIVLFLFAIRLLRSPASTAANNRMAVGTIALTLAATGLTHVALGSPDYGEGQAALQDAGGVVGFIVASPITAALTHYGTIALLSLLAFFGVLVLTATPVHRIPQRLKAFEAALFETHHEADEAPAPDRPARRRRGEVPGDRDGDEAFEQAAEVQPGSAKSLRARAYARKQRDAAAAEAGETTTEVGDTPRARAKGGAQSDTPAPQGAAAQPGSGDADTTAPILRPGQKRPGPREQLEAPPTTPLPQRVEQLMLAGDVTYTLPDNSLLVEGAPHKSRSAANDKVVDALTGVLDDFGVDAQVTGFMRGPTVTRYEVELGPGVKVERITALSKNIAYAVASADVRILSPIPGKSAVGVEIPNTDRENVSLGDVLRSNAARNNTHPMVMGVGKDVEGGYVIANLAKMPHLLVAGATGSGKSSFINSMITSVLMRSTPDEVRMVLVDPKRVELTAYEGIPHLITPIITNPKKAAEALAWVVKEMDTRYDDLSAFGFKHLDDFNKAIRAGKITPPPGSQRVLQPYPYLLVVVDELADLMMVAPRDVEESVVRITQLARAAGIHLVLATQRPSVDVVTGLIKANVPSRMAFATSSVTDSRVVLDMPGAEKLIGQGDALFLPMGASKAMRVQGAWVAESEIEGVVKHVTGQLKPIYREDVTVAPVKKQVDEDIGDDLDLLLQAAEQVITTQFGSTSMLQRKLRVGFAKAGRLMDLMESRGIVGPSEGSKARDVLVKPDDLEVTLALLQGKEPPAEEPAAQGGPDYLDDDDVADAGDHHDGGGGQRTYADPLAGSDEQYDAAEEDSEDAWALTGRE, encoded by the coding sequence ATGAGTGCCAGCACCGAGGACCCCGAGGGCGGTCACCGTCGCGACGGCCTGGGCTTCCTGCTCCTGGCGCTCGCCGTCGTGGTGGCGATCCGCGAGTGGTGGAACCTCGAGGGTCCCGTGGGCGGAGCCATCCACGCCGTCGTGGCGGGCACCTTCGGACGCGTCGGCCTGGCCCTGCCCATCGTGCTCTTCCTGTTTGCGATCCGCCTGCTGCGCTCCCCAGCGAGCACGGCAGCCAACAACCGGATGGCCGTCGGCACGATCGCGCTCACCCTCGCGGCGACCGGCCTGACGCACGTCGCTCTCGGTTCGCCGGACTACGGCGAGGGGCAGGCTGCCCTGCAGGACGCCGGCGGTGTCGTCGGCTTCATCGTCGCCAGCCCGATCACCGCCGCGCTGACGCACTACGGCACCATCGCGCTGCTCAGCCTCCTGGCCTTCTTTGGTGTCCTGGTCCTCACCGCGACGCCGGTGCACCGCATCCCGCAGCGGCTGAAGGCGTTTGAGGCGGCGCTGTTCGAGACCCACCACGAGGCTGATGAGGCCCCGGCCCCCGACCGTCCGGCACGCCGCAGGCGCGGCGAGGTGCCCGGAGACCGCGACGGGGACGAGGCCTTCGAGCAGGCTGCCGAGGTGCAACCGGGCTCGGCCAAGTCCCTGCGCGCCCGTGCCTATGCCCGCAAGCAGCGCGATGCGGCAGCGGCGGAGGCGGGCGAGACGACCACGGAGGTCGGCGACACCCCGCGCGCTCGCGCCAAGGGAGGCGCCCAGTCCGACACCCCAGCACCCCAGGGGGCAGCAGCGCAGCCCGGCAGCGGCGATGCCGACACCACCGCGCCGATCCTGCGCCCGGGGCAGAAGCGACCCGGCCCCAGGGAACAGCTGGAGGCCCCGCCGACGACCCCGCTGCCGCAGCGCGTGGAGCAGCTCATGCTCGCCGGCGACGTGACCTACACCCTCCCGGACAACTCCCTGCTCGTCGAGGGCGCGCCGCACAAGTCCCGCTCGGCCGCCAACGACAAGGTGGTCGACGCCCTCACCGGGGTGCTCGACGACTTCGGCGTCGACGCCCAGGTGACCGGCTTCATGCGCGGCCCGACGGTCACCCGCTACGAGGTCGAGCTCGGCCCGGGTGTGAAGGTCGAGCGCATCACCGCGCTGTCCAAGAACATCGCCTATGCCGTCGCCTCCGCCGACGTGCGCATCCTCTCTCCGATCCCCGGCAAGTCCGCCGTTGGTGTCGAGATCCCCAACACCGACCGCGAGAACGTCAGCCTCGGTGACGTGCTGCGCTCCAACGCAGCCCGCAACAACACCCACCCGATGGTGATGGGCGTCGGCAAGGACGTCGAGGGCGGCTATGTCATCGCCAACCTCGCCAAGATGCCGCACCTGCTGGTCGCCGGCGCCACCGGCTCCGGCAAGTCCAGCTTCATCAACTCGATGATCACCTCGGTCCTGATGCGCTCCACCCCCGACGAGGTCCGCATGGTCCTGGTCGACCCCAAGCGGGTCGAACTCACGGCCTACGAGGGCATCCCGCACCTGATCACCCCGATCATCACCAACCCCAAGAAGGCCGCCGAGGCGCTGGCCTGGGTGGTCAAGGAGATGGACACCCGTTACGACGACCTGTCGGCCTTCGGGTTCAAGCACCTCGACGACTTCAACAAGGCCATCCGGGCCGGCAAGATCACCCCGCCCCCCGGCTCGCAGCGGGTGCTGCAGCCCTACCCCTACCTGCTGGTCGTGGTCGACGAGCTGGCCGACCTGATGATGGTCGCTCCGCGGGACGTGGAGGAGTCGGTCGTCCGCATCACCCAGCTCGCCCGAGCGGCAGGCATCCACCTGGTCCTGGCCACGCAGCGTCCGTCCGTGGACGTCGTCACCGGACTGATCAAGGCCAACGTGCCCTCCCGCATGGCGTTCGCGACCTCCTCGGTCACCGACAGCCGGGTGGTCCTGGACATGCCGGGAGCGGAGAAGCTGATCGGCCAGGGTGACGCGCTGTTCCTGCCGATGGGTGCCTCCAAGGCGATGCGCGTCCAGGGAGCCTGGGTTGCGGAGTCCGAGATCGAGGGTGTCGTCAAGCACGTTACCGGCCAGCTCAAGCCGATCTATCGCGAGGACGTCACGGTCGCGCCCGTCAAGAAGCAGGTGGACGAGGACATCGGCGACGACCTCGACCTGCTGCTGCAGGCTGCCGAGCAGGTCATCACGACCCAGTTCGGGTCAACCTCGATGCTGCAGCGCAAGCTGCGGGTCGGCTTTGCCAAGGCTGGTCGGCTGATGGACCTGATGGAGTCGCGCGGCATCGTCGGGCCGTCCGAGGGCAGCAAGGCCCGCGACGTGCTCGTCAAGCCCGACGACCTGGAGGTCACGCTCGCGCTGCTGCAGGGCAAGGAGCCGCCGGCCGAGGAGCCTGCGGCACAGGGCGGTCCGGACTATCTGGACGACGATGACGTGGCCGACGCCGGTGACCACCACGATGGCGGCGGTGGGCAGCGCACGTATGCCGATCCGCTCGCCGGGTCGGACGAGCAGTATGACGCGGCCGAGGAAGACTCCGAGGATGCCTGGGCGCTGACCGGGCGCGAGTAG
- a CDS encoding endonuclease/exonuclease/phosphatase family protein yields the protein MRRWAGDVGWLTVLGWLWCSGVAALCLVRFLDLTGPVPAIQAALPMALLSLLVLLVLSLVGREPVLAAATGLLLLVGAVGAAPWFWPHRAGPSADSDTVVLAANLEFGRGSMAEIVELVRERDVDALVLLEATPATAERLADSPLTQLLPHVSGTVRDDAGGTLVLTADPHVELADPPDSTFTQVAVRVEGPASGGCSGEEQGRGRSDEQGWDRGEARSGTVGAGTDVDATVGQGWTLVAVHPAPPLVTTSSTWRADLKALEAWVAANDDDCLVLAGDFNASQAHPAFRALAATLTHAHRETGAGWVRTWPMGSRLPPFVQLDHVLARGFGVEEAGVADVPGSDHRAVWARLR from the coding sequence GTGCGCAGGTGGGCGGGAGACGTGGGGTGGCTCACCGTCCTGGGGTGGCTCTGGTGCTCCGGCGTCGCGGCCCTGTGCCTCGTGCGCTTCCTCGATCTCACCGGGCCGGTGCCCGCGATCCAGGCGGCGCTCCCGATGGCGCTGCTCAGCCTGCTCGTGCTGCTGGTCCTCAGCCTGGTCGGGCGCGAGCCGGTCCTGGCGGCCGCCACCGGGCTGCTGCTGCTCGTGGGAGCCGTCGGTGCCGCGCCGTGGTTCTGGCCGCACCGGGCGGGGCCGTCAGCCGACAGTGACACGGTGGTGCTCGCCGCGAACCTGGAGTTCGGCCGCGGCAGCATGGCAGAGATCGTCGAGCTCGTGCGGGAGCGCGACGTGGACGCACTGGTCCTGCTGGAGGCGACCCCGGCGACCGCCGAGCGTCTGGCTGACAGCCCCCTCACCCAACTCCTCCCGCATGTCTCCGGCACGGTCCGGGACGACGCCGGCGGCACGTTGGTGCTCACCGCGGACCCGCACGTGGAGCTGGCCGACCCGCCGGACAGCACCTTCACGCAGGTCGCGGTCCGGGTCGAGGGGCCCGCGAGCGGCGGCTGCTCGGGCGAGGAGCAGGGACGGGGCCGGAGCGACGAGCAGGGGTGGGACCGGGGCGAAGCGAGGAGCGGAACCGTCGGTGCGGGCACAGACGTCGATGCGACCGTGGGACAGGGCTGGACCCTGGTCGCGGTCCATCCGGCGCCACCGCTGGTCACGACGTCCAGCACCTGGCGAGCCGACCTGAAGGCACTCGAGGCCTGGGTGGCGGCCAATGACGACGACTGTCTGGTCCTGGCCGGGGACTTCAACGCCTCCCAGGCGCACCCGGCCTTCCGCGCCCTGGCTGCAACCCTGACCCACGCGCACCGGGAGACCGGGGCAGGATGGGTGCGCACCTGGCCGATGGGATCGCGCCTGCCCCCGTTTGTTCAGCTGGACCACGTGTTGGCGCGCGGTTTTGGCGTGGAGGAGGCCGGGGTCGCCGACGTCCCCGGGAGTGATCACCGAGCCGTGTGGGCGCGGTTGCGCTGA
- a CDS encoding SatD family protein, which translates to MTDQAGAPLLATLLGDVIGSRSADDRQALHDTLTSALAAVSAELDTVDDVQVTAGDEFQGTFATVGEALYAALLLRLRLDPEIDVRVGVGWGEVTVLDQTQGTQDGPAWWAARAAIEWVEHQQSTAGWESVRTAYRPAEEVATGPSSEAITAALLCQDHLIGLMDGRSRHILDGLLHGRTQARLAEELGLTRQAVNQRRKHDGLAIATAAAQSLRAVV; encoded by the coding sequence ATGACCGACCAGGCGGGCGCACCGCTGCTCGCAACACTGCTCGGCGATGTTATCGGCTCCCGGTCCGCGGACGATCGTCAGGCGCTGCACGACACCCTGACCTCGGCGCTGGCCGCGGTGAGCGCCGAGCTGGACACCGTCGACGACGTCCAGGTGACCGCCGGTGACGAGTTCCAGGGCACCTTCGCCACCGTGGGCGAGGCGCTGTATGCCGCGCTGCTGCTCCGACTGCGACTCGACCCGGAGATCGACGTCCGGGTCGGCGTGGGCTGGGGTGAGGTCACCGTCCTGGACCAGACACAGGGGACCCAGGACGGCCCGGCCTGGTGGGCGGCCCGTGCCGCCATCGAGTGGGTCGAGCACCAGCAGAGCACGGCCGGATGGGAGAGCGTGCGCACGGCATACCGTCCGGCGGAGGAGGTGGCGACCGGCCCCTCGTCCGAGGCCATCACGGCCGCGCTGCTGTGCCAGGACCATCTGATCGGGCTGATGGACGGGCGCTCCCGACACATCCTGGACGGACTCCTGCACGGCCGGACCCAGGCCCGCCTGGCCGAGGAGCTGGGACTGACCCGGCAGGCGGTCAACCAACGACGCAAGCACGACGGTCTGGCGATCGCGACCGCTGCAGCCCAGTCCCTGCGCGCGGTCGTGTGA
- a CDS encoding ribonuclease J encodes MSHPHPELTAPGPLAKNGVRVVALGGLGEVGRNMAVVEYAGKLLIIDCGVLFPEDEHPGVDLILPDFEYLEGRWDDIVAIVLTHGHEDHIGAVPYLLRRKGDIPLIGSQLTLALIEAKLKEHRIKPFTLGVKEGDRETFGPFDCEFIAVNHSIPDALAVFVRTPGGTLLHTGDFKMDQVPLDNRITDLRAFARVGEEGVDLFMTDSTNAEMPGFTTAERNIAPAIERVFHRGERRIIVACFSSHVHRVQQVLDAAEESGRKVAMVGRSMIRNMGIAADLGYLRVPDGVLVDLGRLAQLPDDQQVLICTGSQGEPMAALSRMANRDHKIDVGEGDTVLMASSLIPGNENAVYRVINGLTRLGAKVVHKGNAMVHVSGHASAGELLYCYNIVRPKNVMPVHGEWRHLVANGDLAIATGVPAENVILAEDGVVVDLIDGQARIAGAVDVGYIYVDGSSVGGTTEGLLKDRRILRDEGFVTVILVRDASTGKVAAGPEIQTRGFAEDAAVFDKVRPRLEAALEEARQNGVTDTHQLQQVIRRTVGSFVGGKLRRRPMIIPIVIDA; translated from the coding sequence ATGAGCCACCCGCATCCTGAACTCACTGCCCCCGGTCCGCTCGCGAAGAACGGGGTGCGGGTCGTCGCCCTCGGTGGGCTCGGCGAGGTCGGCCGCAACATGGCGGTGGTGGAGTATGCCGGCAAGCTGCTGATCATCGACTGCGGCGTGCTCTTCCCCGAGGACGAGCACCCGGGCGTGGACCTGATCCTGCCCGACTTCGAGTATCTCGAGGGCCGCTGGGACGACATCGTCGCCATCGTGCTCACCCACGGCCACGAGGACCACATCGGCGCCGTGCCCTACCTGTTGCGCCGCAAGGGTGATATCCCCCTGATCGGCTCCCAGCTCACGCTCGCCCTCATCGAGGCCAAGCTCAAGGAGCACCGGATCAAGCCCTTCACCCTCGGGGTCAAGGAGGGTGACCGCGAGACGTTCGGTCCGTTCGACTGTGAGTTCATCGCGGTCAACCACTCCATCCCCGACGCGCTCGCCGTCTTTGTGCGCACCCCCGGCGGCACGCTGCTGCACACCGGCGACTTCAAGATGGACCAGGTGCCGCTGGACAACCGGATCACCGACCTGCGTGCCTTCGCCCGGGTGGGGGAGGAGGGCGTGGACCTCTTCATGACGGACTCGACCAACGCCGAGATGCCGGGGTTCACGACGGCGGAGCGCAACATCGCCCCGGCGATCGAGCGCGTCTTCCACCGTGGCGAGCGGCGCATCATCGTGGCCTGCTTCTCCTCGCACGTGCACCGCGTCCAGCAGGTGCTGGACGCCGCCGAGGAGTCCGGGCGCAAGGTCGCCATGGTGGGCCGTTCCATGATCCGCAACATGGGCATCGCCGCCGACCTGGGTTATCTGCGGGTGCCGGACGGGGTGCTGGTCGACCTGGGTCGGCTGGCCCAGCTGCCCGACGACCAGCAGGTGCTGATCTGCACCGGGTCGCAGGGCGAGCCGATGGCGGCGCTGTCCCGGATGGCCAACCGGGACCACAAGATCGACGTGGGTGAGGGCGACACCGTCCTGATGGCCTCCTCCCTGATCCCAGGCAACGAGAACGCCGTCTACCGCGTGATCAACGGTCTGACCCGGCTCGGCGCCAAGGTGGTGCACAAGGGCAACGCCATGGTGCACGTGTCCGGTCACGCCAGTGCGGGGGAACTGCTCTACTGCTACAACATCGTGCGCCCCAAGAACGTGATGCCGGTGCACGGCGAGTGGCGTCACTTGGTCGCCAACGGTGACCTGGCGATCGCCACGGGCGTGCCGGCCGAGAACGTGATCCTCGCCGAGGACGGTGTGGTCGTCGACCTGATCGACGGTCAGGCGCGGATCGCCGGTGCGGTCGACGTGGGCTACATCTATGTGGACGGTTCCTCGGTCGGTGGCACGACCGAGGGTCTGCTCAAGGACCGCCGGATCCTGCGCGACGAGGGATTTGTGACGGTCATCCTGGTGCGTGACGCCTCGACCGGCAAGGTCGCCGCCGGCCCGGAGATCCAGACCCGGGGCTTCGCGGAGGACGCCGCCGTCTTCGACAAGGTGCGCCCGCGCCTGGAGGCCGCGCTGGAGGAGGCCCGCCAGAACGGGGTCACCGACACCCACCAACTGCAGCAGGTCATCCGCCGGACCGTGGGGTCCTTCGTCGGGGGCAAGCTGCGTCGTCGTCCGATGATCATCCCCATCGTCATCGACGCCTGA
- a CDS encoding thymidylate synthase: MRQYLDLLERVRTEGVRKDDRTGTGTLSVFGHQMRFDLTEGFPVLTTKKLHLRSITGELLWFLRGDTNVQWLHERKISIWDEWADENGDLGPVYGHQWRSWPTPDGGTIDQIARVIESIRTNPDSRRHIVTAWNVADVDQMALPPCHTMFQFYVAPGVEGGRGRLSCQLYQRSADIFLGVPFNIASYALLTHMVAQVTDLEVGEFVHTLGDAHLYSNHLEQADEQLTRQPGPLPTLWLNPEVRAIDAFELEDIEVRDYVAAPTIKAPIAV; encoded by the coding sequence ATGCGCCAGTACCTCGACCTGTTGGAGCGTGTCCGCACCGAGGGCGTCCGCAAGGACGACCGCACCGGCACCGGCACGCTGTCGGTCTTCGGACACCAGATGCGGTTCGACCTCACCGAGGGGTTCCCGGTGCTGACCACCAAGAAGCTGCACCTGCGCTCGATCACCGGAGAGCTGCTGTGGTTCCTGCGCGGCGACACCAACGTCCAGTGGCTGCACGAGCGCAAGATCTCGATCTGGGACGAGTGGGCCGACGAGAACGGCGACTTGGGTCCGGTCTACGGGCACCAGTGGCGCTCCTGGCCCACCCCCGACGGCGGCACGATCGACCAGATCGCCCGGGTCATCGAGTCGATCCGCACCAATCCCGACTCCCGGCGACACATCGTCACCGCGTGGAATGTCGCCGATGTCGACCAGATGGCGCTGCCCCCGTGCCACACGATGTTCCAGTTCTACGTCGCGCCGGGCGTCGAGGGCGGCCGGGGCCGTCTGTCATGCCAGCTCTACCAGCGCAGCGCCGACATCTTCCTCGGCGTGCCGTTCAACATCGCCAGCTATGCTCTGCTGACCCACATGGTCGCCCAGGTGACCGACCTTGAGGTCGGGGAGTTCGTGCACACCCTCGGCGACGCGCATCTCTACTCCAACCACCTGGAGCAGGCCGACGAGCAGCTGACCCGCCAGCCCGGGCCGCTGCCGACGCTCTGGCTCAATCCCGAAGTTCGCGCGATCGACGCGTTCGAGCTGGAGGATATTGAGGTGCGGGACTACGTCGCCGCACCCACCATCAAGGCTCCCATCGCGGTGTGA